GGAGGCGTCGAATGAGGGGGGGATGCTCCGCGCCTGCCCTCGCGGTCCCTCCCCGCTGGGGGTCCAGCTGTTGGGGAGCTGTGGGGGACCCCGAGattccagccctgcagagcctgtggtgaaaaagcttttcctggggcaggaaaaaaaaaaaaagaaaccaaaacaggGTTTGGGGGTGGTTATAGATTTGAGCTGACGGCGGTTTTCCTCTTTGCCCGTCACAGGTGATAGAAGCCCACTATGGGCGTGTGCTGGGCATCGCCCCCCTGGACAGACATGCCATCAACACCTCCGGGGAGGACGGCACCAGCGCCGTCCCTGGCACGGAGCCCTGGGGTGGCACCGAGGGCACGCTGGCACCCCCGGCTGACGCGGGCGAGGATCTCGGCACCTCCCCGCACCTCATCCTCACCATGTACTGGTCCCTCTCCGTCTCGGTGTTCGCCATCGGCGGCATGGTCTCCTCCTTCACCGTGGGGTGGATCGGTGACCGGCTGGGGAGGTGAGGGGACCTTGTGTGCTCTGACTCGCGTGCCAAAGCCCAagcctttctgtttcatttttgccCTGGAACCGTTTCTTCCCCGCAGAAATACAATTTGTGTTATTTTCCAcaatctaatgaaaaaaaaagacataaccTCAAGCCTCCAAAATACTGTTCCAAGCATCACAGAGGTCTGGCTTATTAAAACCCTCAATTATACATCAGACATTTTATTGCAACTTTTTGCAGTTCAGACAAGCAGCTGATGAGCAGCCTCGACTAACTTCCAAATTCCCCCCTTTCTTTCCATGGCAAAGGGGAGAAGAGGGCATCTGCATGGCATTGGCACAGGCTGTATAATATTCTTTTAGCTACTCCGATTGCAGCCCTGTCTGATGTTTTTCCAGTGCCTACAACCATTATTTTTTCCCGTGTAGTGCTGATTAAGTCACTTAGTAGCTCTGACTGTATGTCGCGATGGCTGCTTTGGCTGCGAGAGGAGTCAGAacgagctgtgctgctgctgccttgcaggGTGAAAGCCATGCTGGTGGTGAACGTCCTCTCCATCGCCGGGAACCTCCTCATGGGGCTGGCGAAATTCGGGCCATCTCACATCCTCATCATCGCCGGGAGAGCCGTCACGGGGCTGTACTGTGGTAAGTCCCGGCAGGGTTATCTGTCCCTTGGCTGGCCGCTGCGTGCTGCAACGCTCCAGGGCTGCCGTCagaatttcttctattttaaaatctttttttttttcagttcagaagtGGTTTCAGAGGTGGGAGTTTCCCTCTTCCCCCTGTGTCTGTCCTTCTCAATCCAGGATCTTTCCCATTTGGGTCGGTTCTATCATGAAATCGTTTTATTTTACATATCCTAGAAAGGAGCAACTCCCTCTTTTCTATCTCAAGGCTCGGTCTTGGTGGTGGCGGCTGTAACAGTATGTTATCAGCCATGCTGTTTAATAGGTTCCCTAGACAACAGTACTATCTAGCACACAGTACAGGAGTACTGTACATAGCAGGGATAAGATAGTAGGCAAATAATATGCAATCACATAAGAATTAGCATAGAAATAACAGCTCATTATCACTGTTTCTGGTATGCAAATACAACACTCCACTCTGCAGGTTCAAGGCAAGTTTTAAGAAAGCTCTTTGCTCTGTGATAACTTCTCCCAGGGGATGATCTCTGCTCCATGCTCCTACGTGTGTGTTCAAGTGTAAAGGCTTCCCAGCTCGGGAATCTGGGGATATCCTGGCACCTTTGCAGGGTGCGGGTGGTTCCCAGGCAGGCACGAGGGACAtggtgggatgtgggatgcagcaCACGGGCTCCATCTTCCTTTCCTATTTGGGAATTGGTTTTTGCTGGTTGCTGAGCTGTGGTCTAGAGAGGTGACAACCATGTGTGCCTGGTGCAGGGCTCTCCTCCGGACTCGTGCCCATGTACGTCAGCGAGGTCTCTCCCACGGCCCTTCGAGGAGCACTGGGGACATTGCACCAGCTCGCTATCGTCACGGGAATCCTCATCAGCCAGGTAAGAAAGAAAGCACACGAGTCCAGAAAGGATATTTCAGAGACTAGAGATGCCCCAGGGATATGCTGAGGTATCACTCACCATTCCTCCCCGAAACTGAAGGAGAGTGGGAAGCCATCTGCTCTAATGGGGTTAAACTCCTACCTTGAGTCAGAGGTGTCCTTAACAAAGATGACTTCTCATGAAATAAAAAGTACTTCTGCAAACAATTTCTCCCCTCCACTGCAAAGTTTTTGCAGCCATTTCATCCGAGTCAGGCTGGATCCTGAGTATGAGATCCCTGATATTCAGGTACTCAGAAAAGGCTTCATCAAGAAGCAGGGAGTCCaacacagaatcatggaatcatagaaccacagggttgtcagggacctctggagatcatctcgtccaaccccctgccagagcagggtcacccagagcaggtggcacaggaacgcgtccaggtggggtttggaatgtctccagagacggagaccccaccacctctctgggcagcctgtgccaaggctctgccaccctcaaaggaaagaagttcctcctcatgtttaggtggaacttctgatgctcaagtttgtgcccgttacctcttgtcctgtccccaggcaccactgaaaagagcctggccccatcctcctggcacccaccctttcagtattgataagtgttgataagatcccccctcagccgtcttttttccagactgaagagacccaaatgcctcagcctttcttcataagagaggtgttccagtcccctcagcatcttccaTCAGCATTGCCCACCAAGGCAGGAGTCCCAGCTACATGACAGGTTGGCACATAAATGTACTGAGAACCAACACATCCAGAAAAACTTAACGTAATCACAAAGTTCCTCTAATCTGACTTAACCAAAGACTAGGGACAgaccatgggggaaaaaaaaccttgcaaGGTAGATCCTGCCAGCTCCACTGGCTGTGGGAATACAAAAAATGCATCGCCAATTGTAGAAGGAAAAAGGTCGCAAGGACTCACAACCCCTCTGGAGGACCTTTTTCAATGCCACAATGACACACTGAAGCAGAGCTCCAGTTAGCCTATTTGCTGAGCTGCAGCCCTGGTGTTCAGACTGTGCTGGTTAGTGGCCAGGCAGCTGGGGCATCCCACACCACGTGGACCTCCACCCAAGCTCCGCACCTTTGTGGAAGTGCTTAGGACACATATGCCCATAAAAACCCATACCCTAAAAACGCAGGATAGCAAGGTCCGAGGAGAAAACACTTAATCGGGATGCCTCTATTTGCTGAGTGCTTCTGGCCAGGCACATATCTCCTGCCAGTGGCACATCCCAGTGAGGACCGAGTCACCCCAGGGTGGGGAACAGGCTTGCAGAGGGCTGTCCCAAAGCCTCACTCATGACATTTTACGCCATCTGTTCATTCCCTCCTTGTAAATGTGCGTCATAACTAAAGAAATCAAATTGCGAGGACTGAGAATTGGTATTTGCTTCTAGTTTTCTTCCAGGTCGCCACTTAGAAATGCCATAGTGGTCCATCGCTTTCTTCTTCTAGGGTGCAAAATAAGCCATTCACACGTGCCTCAATTATTCCAGGTCCTCGGACTAGACTTTCTCCTGGGCAATGACGAGATGTGGCCCCTGCTCCTCGGTCTGTCCGGCGTGGCTGCCCTCCTGCAGTTCTTCCTGCTCTTACTGTGCCCCGAGAGCCCACGATACCTTTACATCAAACTGGGGAAGGTGGAAGAAGCTAAAAAAAGTAAGACACACATTCTGGGCTTGTCTGGAGTTGCTTTTATACTATACATAGTATTAAACACAGAAGGACGAGGCTTGAGCGTGGTGTCTCAGCGCTTTCACAGAACTAACGTGCAGCCGCCCCTTGCCAAGCAGACACATTTTTGGGGCTTGATGTGCCATAGGAGTCCTCAGAGCAAGAGGATGTGACTGTCCATGTGGTTGGCTTACCCTGGGTTTTGGCTAGAGAGATCCTTGTCCTTACTCTGCTCCTCATCtaccatgaaaataaaatgccaatcttttctttctcttaaggTTTGAAAAGGCTCAGAGGAAACTGTGACCCGATGAAAGAGATTGCtgagatggaaaaggaaaagcaagaagctGCTAGTGAAAAGAAAGTCTCCATAAGGCAGCTTTTCACCTCTTCGAAGTACAGGCAGGCTGTTATCGTAGCGCTGATGGTGCAGATATCTCAGCAGTTCTCAGGAATCAACGCGGTGAGTCTCCCAAAACGTTTGCCTATAAAGAAATCCACACTGAGCATGAAAAGGCAATGCTGGCTCCATCCAAGCCATGTAGGGGTGAAGAGAAGTCTCTCCCGTGACTGCAGTAGGCTCCTCGGCCACCATCATCAGTGATGAAGGTGGACATCACCACTGAGCCAGGCtgcgggagggcaggaggggagaaggatGCGAGGGAGTTCAGTATGAAACCAGCTGGCACAGCGAGTCGTAGAATCATCATaaaattgtctgggttggaaggggcctttcagatcatcgagtccaaccatcaaccatcAGAGTTCACACTGA
The sequence above is a segment of the Larus michahellis chromosome 6, bLarMic1.1, whole genome shotgun sequence genome. Coding sequences within it:
- the SLC2A2 gene encoding solute carrier family 2, facilitated glucose transporter member 2, with product MDKKSKMQEEKHLTGTLVLSVFTAVLGFFQYGYSLGVINAPQKVIEAHYGRVLGIAPLDRHAINTSGEDGTSAVPGTEPWGGTEGTLAPPADAGEDLGTSPHLILTMYWSLSVSVFAIGGMVSSFTVGWIGDRLGRVKAMLVVNVLSIAGNLLMGLAKFGPSHILIIAGRAVTGLYCGLSSGLVPMYVSEVSPTALRGALGTLHQLAIVTGILISQVLGLDFLLGNDEMWPLLLGLSGVAALLQFFLLLLCPESPRYLYIKLGKVEEAKKSLKRLRGNCDPMKEIAEMEKEKQEAASEKKVSIRQLFTSSKYRQAVIVALMVQISQQFSGINAIFYYSTNIFERAGVDQPVYATIGVGVVNTVFTVISVFLVEKTGRRSLFLAGLMGMLISAVAMTVGLVLLSEFAWMSYVSMVAIFLFVIFFEVGPGPIPWFIVAELFSQGPRPAAIAVAGFCNWTCNFIVGMCFQYIADLCGPYVFAIFAALLLVFFLFAYFKVPETKGKSFEEIAAVFRRKKLPAKAMTELEDLRGSEEA